The Couchioplanes caeruleus sequence ACCCCGAGAAGACGACGGCCCGCGCGTCCACCCACTCCCGGGCCGGCGGGGCGAGCGTGGCCACGTCGAGCGCCTCGTAGAGCACCCCGCTGTAGACCTCGGCGGCCGGCGCGGCCGGGGCGGTGGCCAGGGCCGCGTTGCGCATCAGCTCGCCGTGCTGGCCGGCGCTGAGGCCGAGGACCTCCAGCGACTCGGCGACCGCGCGGGCGCTGGTGCGCCGGCTCATCGCGACCAGCCGGCGCAGCACCCGGCGGCGGGCGGGGGCGAGCCCCGGCAGCCAGAGGGCGGCCGGATCGACCGGCTCCCCGGCGGTGGGCGCGGTCTTGCCCTCGGAGGGCGGCAGCAGGATGAGCACGCCGCGAGGTTATAAGCCGGACGCATCGGGCTCGTCGGCGAGGGCTTCCGCGACGCTGGGATAGACGGCGAGGGCGGGCACCAGGCCGACCGTCCGCAACAGACCGTCCAGCCAGCCGCCCGGCGCGGCGAGGCGCAGCCAGCCGCCCACCGCGGCCGCGCGGCGATGCCCGATCACGAAGGCGCTCAGCCCGGTCGAGTCGCAGAACTCGACCCCGGACAGGTCGATCACGATCCGCGGCAGCGGGCGGTCGAGCACCTGATGGAGGGTGGTCCGCAGGACCGGGGCGGTGTCCAGGTCCAGGTTGCCGCGGACGGTCACGACGACGGTGTCGTCCGGGTTGCCGATGACGGACACGTGCACGGCGGTCTCCTCGCATCGACGGAGACTTCTGTCTGCCCACTCAGGGGCGTCGCGGAACCTGCGGGACCGTGATCGTCGTGCGGACCGTGGCCTGGTCGATCTCCGTGGTGCGCACGGTGAACGTGACGTCGTACGTTCCCGGCAGCGGGAAGGTCAGCGCCCCCATGGCGTCGTTGCGCGGGTGCAGCGGCAGCATCGGCTGGGTGATCGGCTCGAGGTCCTGTCCCTGGAGCCGGGTCGTCACGGTCCATTCCTGCGCCGGCAGCGGCTTGCCCTCGGGCGTGTAGGTGAAGCCGTGCACCGTGTTGTTCTCGCCCAGCTCCACGGGATAGACGGAGTACTGCAGGGTGAACAGCTCCGAGGTGAGGGTCTGCGACACGCCCCGCTCGGAGGTCGCCGCCTGCTCCGGCCCGGCGGCGCGGCCGGGCGTCGTCTGCACCAGCACCGCGCTGAGCCCGAGGATCACGACGGTCGAGGCGACCTCGATGCGCACCGTACGGCGCAGCGGCCCGGGTCCCGCCGTGGTCACCCGTGACCGCTGGACGAAGGAGCGGGCCACGGCCGCCAGCCCGAGGACGGCCGCCAGGACCGCGACCTTGCCCAGCAGGAGCCGGCCGTACGCGGTGCTCCACAGCGCGCCGACCGAGCCGAGCTGGACCACGGCCTGTACCACGCCGGCACCGACCAGCCAGACCACGGCCAGCGCGGCCCAGCGCGACCAGACCGGCAGGATCCGGCCGAGCACCCGCGGGTGCGCCCGGCGCAACAGGAAGCACGACAGGGTCACGAGGCCGCCGAGCCACCCGGCCATCGCGGCCATGTGGATCACGTCGGCGGCGACGATCGCGCCGGACAGCGGCGACTCGGTGGCGTGCCCGGTCAGCGGCCAGGTCGCCAGGCCGCCGAGGCCGAGCACGAGCAGCGCCGCGCCGCGCCGGCGGCCACCCTCGCCGCGCAGGACCGGCGGCAGCAGCACCGCGACGACGGCCAGCACCGCCAGGCGCGCGAGCAGGGCCAGCCCGTACGGGCTCGCCAGCACGTCCGCGAGCTCGGTCACCGAGACGTCCCACCAGGGCGCGCCGCTGCTGGCCGGGGCCTGGGTCCACAGCGCGCCGAGGGTCGCCGCGGCGGTGCCGATCAGCCCGGTCCGGACCAGCAGGACCGGGCCGCGCCGGGACACCCGCCGGGGCCACAGCAGGGCGAGCAGCAGCGCCGGACCGGCGATCAGCGCCAGGCCGGCGTACCCGATGACCTTGAAGGCGGGGCCGGCGACCGCGACCGACGGGTGCACGCCGGTGGGGTCGCTCTCCGCGGGCCGTGCCGACGGCGCGCCCACCGAGAAGGTCATAGCGCCGCCGATCGGATGGCTGTCGGCCGACACGACCCGGTAGCTGACCAGGTAGGTGCCCAGCGGCTGGGCGGCGCGGCGGACCTGGATGCGCAGGGTCGGCCCGGACGCGGTGACCGTACCGGTGATCCGCTTGCCGTCCGGGGCCAGGACCTGGATCCGGCTCGTGACGGGGGTGACCGCCTCGGTGAACTGGACGACGATCTCGGCCGGGGGAGCGTCGATCACCGAGCCCGGCTCCGGGGCGGCGCCGACCAGCGCCGCGTGCGCACTCACCGGCGAGGCGGGCAGCACCAAGGTGGCGAGTCCCACGACCAGGAGGATGAGTACGCGTATCGTCCGCGGCCCCCCGGCCGCCCAGACCCGTGTCACGACAGGTAGTTCGGATCTCCGCCGGGAAAGGTTCAATCCGCGCGCCGCGGCTTACGGATCGTGGTCGCCGGGTACGGCAGCGACGATACGATCCCGGGCATTATTACGCACCTGAAGGAGGCCTTCGATGTCTGTGCACCCCCGCGCCGGCACTCCCGCCGACTCCCGTGACACCATCGACGTGCCTCGGGTGGTCCTCAGCTACTACACCGAACATCCCGATCCGACCGTCACCGCGCAGCGTGTGGCGTTCGGGACCTCAGGTCACCGGGGTTCCAGCCTGCGGACGGCGTTCACCGAGGACCACATCGTCGCCACCAGCCAGGCCATCGTCGAGTACCGCAGGAACCAGGGCACGGACGGTCCGCTCTTCCTCGGCCGCGACACCCACGCGCTGTCCGAGCCCGCCCTGGTCTCCGCCCTCGAGGTCTTCGCCGCCAACGAGGTGAAGGTGTTCGTCGACAGCCGGGACGGCTACACCCCGACGCCGGCGCTGTCGCACGCCATCCTCACGTACAACCGGGGCCGCACGTCCGGGCTCGCCGACGGCGTCGTGGTGACCCCGTCGCACAACCCGCCCGACGACGGCGGCTTCAAGTACAACCCGCCAAACGGCGGACCCGCCGGCACCGACGCCACCACCTGGATCCAGGACCGGGCCAACGCGTTGATCGCCGGCGGCCTCAAGGAGGTACGCCGGTCCGGCGCCGCCCGCGCCCGGGCCTGCGAGTGGGTGTCCGGCTACGACTACCTCTCCGCGTACGTGGACGACCTGGGTTCCGTGATCGACATGGCGGCGATCCGGGCGGCGGGGGTGCGCATCGGCGCCGATCCGCTGGGCGGGGCGTCGGTGGCGTACTGGGGCGAGATCGGCGCCCGGTACGGGCTGGACCTGACCGTGGTCAACCCGCAGGTCGACCCGACCTTCCGGTTCATGACCCTGGACTGGGACGGCAAGATCCGGATGGACTGCTCGTCGCCGTACGCGATGGCCTCGCTGATCGAGCAGAAGGACCGGTTCCAGATCGCCACCGGCAACGACGCCGACGCCGACCGGCACGGCATCGTCACGCCCGACGGCGGGCTGATGAACCCGAACCACTACCTGGCCGTCGCCATCTCCTACCTGTTCCGGGTGCGGACCGACTGGCCGTCGGGCGCTGCGATCGGCAAGACCCTGGTCTCCTCGTCGATGATCGACCGGGTCGCGGCGGACCTGGGCCGCCCGCTCGACGAGGTGCCGGTGGGCTTCAAGTGGTTCGTGCCCGGCCTGCTGGACGGCTCTATCGGCTTCGGCGGCGAGGAGAGCGCGGGCGCGTCCTTCCTGCGCCGCGACGGCGGTCCGTGGAGCACCGACAAGGACGGCATCCTGCTGAACCTGCTCGCCTCGGAGATCCTGGCCACCACCGGGCGCACGCCCAGCGAGCACTACCGCGAGCTCACCGAGACCTTCGGCGCGCCCGCGTACGCCCGCATCGACGCCCCGGCGACCCGCGAGGAGAAGGCGGTCCTGGCGAAGCTGTCGCCGTCGCAGGTCTCCGCCCGGGAGCTGGACGGCGAGCCGATCACGGCGGTGCTGACCACCGCGCCGGGCAACGACGCCCCCATCGGCGGCCTCAAGGTGGTCACCGAGTCCGGCTGGTTCGCCGCGCGCCCCTCCGGCACCGAGGACGTCTACAAGATCTACGCCGAGTCGTTCCGGGGCCCGGAGGCGCTGGCCCGGATCCAGGAGGAGGCCCGGGCCGTCGTCTCCGCCGCCCTCAAGGGCTAGGGCGCACCAGGCCGAGGTTGTAGGCGACGATCGTCGCCTGCACCCGGTCGCGGACGCCGAGCTTGGCCAGCAGGGCGTTGACGTGTGCTTTCACCGTGCCGGTCGTGATGCCCAGCGCCGCGCCGATCTCGGCGTTGGACAGCCCCCGGGCGATGCTGACCAGCACCTCGCGCTCGCGCGGGGTCAGTCCCGCCAGCCGGGAATCCTCGCCGGGAGTGGCGATCACGGCGCCGCCGGCGAACGCGTCGATCAGCCGCCGGGTGACGGCCGGGCTGAGCATCGCCTCGCCGTCGGCGACCACCCGGATCGCCGCCAGCAGGTCGGCCGGCTCGGTGTCCTTGAGGACGAAGCCGGACGCGCCCGCCTTGAGCGCCTCGAAGACGTAGGCGTCCTGGTGGAACGTGGTGAGCACCAGCACCCGCGGCGGCCGCGGCGCGGCGGTCAGCCGGGCCGTGGCGGTCAGCCCGTCCATGCCCGGCATCCGGATGTCCATCAGCACGACGTCCGGCCGGACCCGCTCCGCGACCTCGAGGGCCGCCGCGCCGTCGCCGGCCTCGCCGACGATGGTCAGATCGGCCTCGGCGTCGACGATGGCCGCGATGCCGGCCCGCACCATCAACTGGTCGTCGACGACCATCACCCGGGTTGCGATGACGTCACCTCTTCCTCGTTCTCCCCGTCGCGTTCCTGTCCCGCCCCGCCGCCCGGCCGCGCCGGCGCCGCCGCGGGCGTCGCCGGAAGCCGGATCTCCGGTCGCCCGGCAGGTGTCGTGGCCAGCGAGCCGCCCACGGCCGCCAGCCGGGCGCGCAGCCCGGCGGCCACCTCGCCGCCGGGGTCCGACGGCATCGGCGTCACCGTGATCCGCAGCGGGTCGCCGGACAGGTCCACCCCCACCGTCACCGGCCCGGTGTCCCCGGCGAGCAGCAGCTCCACCACCCGGTAGGCGGAAAGGTCCACGTCGGGGCTGAGCGTACGGCCCGCGCCGGTCGTCTCGATCGTCACCGTCCGGCCGTTGGCGCGCCAGCGCTCCGCCAGCGCGGGAAGCGCTGCCAGGGTCGGTTGCGGGGTGCGGTCCGCCTGGGCGGGGGCCTCGCGCAGGTTGTTGAGCAGGCCCCGCATCCCGTCCAGGGCAGCCCGGGCGCGGGAGAGGACCTGGTCCAGGTCGCCGCGGTCGGCGGCCTCGGCGACCAGGGCGGTGTCGCGCAGCACCGCCGCGTGCAGGCCCGCGGCGACCCGGGCCCGCTCCGCGGCGGCGTCGGCGAGGGCCCAGGCGGTGGCGGCGGCGACGGCGTGGTCCTGCCGGGCGCGGGCCCGGTCCCGGCGGCGGCGCACCAGGAAGCCGGTCAGCCAGGCGGCGAACAGCGGCTGCGACATCGAGAGGCCGCACATCACGGTCATGAACAGGAACAGCGCCCCGGGCGGCTCGCCGGCGAAGTCCTCGGGCGGTTCCAGGATGAGCATGAGCGTGGCCGCCGGGATCGTGCTGAAGAGCACCGCCACCATGGCGAGCCAGGTCAGCACCGTGTCCCGGCCGTATCGGGCGACGGCGTGCACCGCGAGGACCTCCACCCCCAGTCCGGCGAGCGCGAACCAGCCGAAGTGCTCCGGGAGCACGTGCGTGGCCACGAGGGCCGGCCACACCCACGTCGTGAGCACGACGACCGCCAGCACGATCCACGGCCGGTCGCGCCGCCACATCAGCGGGACGGCGTGCGCGATCAGGGTCAGCGCGATCAGCGGCACCCACCTCGACCCGGGCGGCGTCCCGGGGCCGAGCTCGGGATCGGTGATGAGCAGGAGTACGGCGCTGGCCGGGACGAACAGCGCGAGCAGCAGCACCGCCGCGTCGATGACCCGCTCGGCGCGGGGCCGCCGCGGCCCGGGACAGCCGGCCGCGGGCAGGACCGCTCGCACCCGCCAGCCTCCGCCGTCGCGGGGCCCCGCCTCCAGGCTGCCGCCGAGCGCCTCGGCGCGTTCGCGCATCCCGGTGAGCCCGCGCCCGGACCCGAGC is a genomic window containing:
- a CDS encoding STAS domain-containing protein, which produces MHVSVIGNPDDTVVVTVRGNLDLDTAPVLRTTLHQVLDRPLPRIVIDLSGVEFCDSTGLSAFVIGHRRAAAVGGWLRLAAPGGWLDGLLRTVGLVPALAVYPSVAEALADEPDASGL
- a CDS encoding copper resistance CopC/CopD family protein, whose translation is MGLATLVLPASPVSAHAALVGAAPEPGSVIDAPPAEIVVQFTEAVTPVTSRIQVLAPDGKRITGTVTASGPTLRIQVRRAAQPLGTYLVSYRVVSADSHPIGGAMTFSVGAPSARPAESDPTGVHPSVAVAGPAFKVIGYAGLALIAGPALLLALLWPRRVSRRGPVLLVRTGLIGTAAATLGALWTQAPASSGAPWWDVSVTELADVLASPYGLALLARLAVLAVVAVLLPPVLRGEGGRRRGAALLVLGLGGLATWPLTGHATESPLSGAIVAADVIHMAAMAGWLGGLVTLSCFLLRRAHPRVLGRILPVWSRWAALAVVWLVGAGVVQAVVQLGSVGALWSTAYGRLLLGKVAVLAAVLGLAAVARSFVQRSRVTTAGPGPLRRTVRIEVASTVVILGLSAVLVQTTPGRAAGPEQAATSERGVSQTLTSELFTLQYSVYPVELGENNTVHGFTYTPEGKPLPAQEWTVTTRLQGQDLEPITQPMLPLHPRNDAMGALTFPLPGTYDVTFTVRTTEIDQATVRTTITVPQVPRRP
- the pgm gene encoding phosphoglucomutase (alpha-D-glucose-1,6-bisphosphate-dependent), translated to MSVHPRAGTPADSRDTIDVPRVVLSYYTEHPDPTVTAQRVAFGTSGHRGSSLRTAFTEDHIVATSQAIVEYRRNQGTDGPLFLGRDTHALSEPALVSALEVFAANEVKVFVDSRDGYTPTPALSHAILTYNRGRTSGLADGVVVTPSHNPPDDGGFKYNPPNGGPAGTDATTWIQDRANALIAGGLKEVRRSGAARARACEWVSGYDYLSAYVDDLGSVIDMAAIRAAGVRIGADPLGGASVAYWGEIGARYGLDLTVVNPQVDPTFRFMTLDWDGKIRMDCSSPYAMASLIEQKDRFQIATGNDADADRHGIVTPDGGLMNPNHYLAVAISYLFRVRTDWPSGAAIGKTLVSSSMIDRVAADLGRPLDEVPVGFKWFVPGLLDGSIGFGGEESAGASFLRRDGGPWSTDKDGILLNLLASEILATTGRTPSEHYRELTETFGAPAYARIDAPATREEKAVLAKLSPSQVSARELDGEPITAVLTTAPGNDAPIGGLKVVTESGWFAARPSGTEDVYKIYAESFRGPEALARIQEEARAVVSAALKG
- a CDS encoding response regulator encodes the protein MATRVMVVDDQLMVRAGIAAIVDAEADLTIVGEAGDGAAALEVAERVRPDVVLMDIRMPGMDGLTATARLTAAPRPPRVLVLTTFHQDAYVFEALKAGASGFVLKDTEPADLLAAIRVVADGEAMLSPAVTRRLIDAFAGGAVIATPGEDSRLAGLTPREREVLVSIARGLSNAEIGAALGITTGTVKAHVNALLAKLGVRDRVQATIVAYNLGLVRPSP
- a CDS encoding histidine kinase; protein product: MKRISTWLVPALLAVQQLLAWPGLPLLEGESVTAVQVCTVLAVTAVTSVALLWRRSAPMAVLTVVVPALALGMWGLPADATMAISNAEFIALFSVAVWRTQRTAVLTALVLIVWECLAYAVFQPFGPEYPLVVAVIVVFDVTVVALGRARHRWHADRARAAIELAEAEDRRLRAADTERHRLARELHDVTAHHLTSIVVIASAAQRIGGSRPELMAEARDFAARTGRETLAALHRLVALLQLPDQRPDAHGLEELAEGFRRLGQRVTVTGTTALPPGVAEAAYGIAREALTNTLRYAPGAAVAVRLGDGPGGVELTVTDDGPAAADRPPQGQLGSGRGLTGMRERAEALGGSLEAGPRDGGGWRVRAVLPAAGCPGPRRPRAERVIDAAVLLLALFVPASAVLLLITDPELGPGTPPGSRWVPLIALTLIAHAVPLMWRRDRPWIVLAVVVLTTWVWPALVATHVLPEHFGWFALAGLGVEVLAVHAVARYGRDTVLTWLAMVAVLFSTIPAATLMLILEPPEDFAGEPPGALFLFMTVMCGLSMSQPLFAAWLTGFLVRRRRDRARARQDHAVAAATAWALADAAAERARVAAGLHAAVLRDTALVAEAADRGDLDQVLSRARAALDGMRGLLNNLREAPAQADRTPQPTLAALPALAERWRANGRTVTIETTGAGRTLSPDVDLSAYRVVELLLAGDTGPVTVGVDLSGDPLRITVTPMPSDPGGEVAAGLRARLAAVGGSLATTPAGRPEIRLPATPAAAPARPGGGAGQERDGENEEEVTSSQPG